DNA sequence from the Candidatus Methanomethylicota archaeon genome:
TCCTGCAAGTGGCGGGGGTTATGATATTATCATTATAACAAGGGATGGAATGAGAGAAATTAGCAGTGAGGAATTAGCAGTATACAAATCAGTTTAAATAAGAGTTGATAAGCGGAATGAAGGATATTAATTTACGCATAAGGGAAGCTATAATAAAAAATATACTATTGGAGACAGGCGTAACAAGGATAGAATTTGAAGGACCTGAGATTATATTATATACAGCAAAGCAAGAGTTGTTGATAGAAGAAGAAGTATTGAAGAAGATAGCTAAGGAAATTAAGAAGAGAATAATTGTTAGAAGCGACCCAAGTATTAGGATGGATAAACAAAAAGCAAGTGATTACATTCGCGAGGAAATAGAGGGAATATCAGATAAAGTGAAGGTGAAAAGCATATTCTTTGATGATACATTCGGTGAAGTATACGTAGTGGTTAAAGGTTTAAGTTATCTTTCCACAAAAAGTGAGGACCTTACTAAAAAAATTACAGTAACAACATCGTGGAGACCTAAGTTAATTAATGATACCCCCATGAAGTCAACAGTAAGTGAATTTGTTACGAAACTTAGACTTCAAGAAGGGGAGTTTCGGAGAAAGGTATTGCGAGAGATAGGATCAAGAATTCATAGACCATTAATATTTCAATCAGGAGATATAAGGATGATTTGTTTGGGTGGATTTAGGGAAGTTGGGCGTTCTGCTATTTTAATAGAAACAAGTGAAAGTTCAGTTTTACTTGATTGCGGAGTAAAGCCGGGCGCCACGCATCCGATTCAAAGTTTCCCAAGACTAGATTTGCCTGAATTTTGCATTGAAAAGCTGGATGCAATAGTGATTTCGCACGCACATTTAGATCATTGTGGTTTCTTGCCCTATCTTTTCAAGTATGGTTATGATGGTCCAGTATACTGTACACCCCCTACCCTTGATTTGATGACGCTGCTTCAACTTGATTATTTACAAGTAGCAGGAAAGGAGGGGATTAAACCACCATACTCAATGCAAGATATACAGGAGACAATACTTCACACAATACCGATAGAATATGGCGAAGTTACGGATATAGCTCCAGATATACGTTTAACATTTTATAATGCAGGGCATGTTTTAGGTTCGGCTATTGTTCATTTACATATAGGTGAGGGAGAGCATAATATAGTTTATACAGGAGATTTTAAGTTTGGGAGAACAAAGCTCTTAGAACCAGCAAATTATGTTTTCCCGAGAGTAGAAACATTGATAATTGAAGGAACATATGGGGGCCCAACAGATATATTACCACAGAGGATAGAATCCGAAGCTAAGCTAGTGGAAGTAATATTAAAAACAATAAATAATAATGGTAAAGTGTTAATACCAGTACTTTCGGTCGGGAGAGCTCAAGAGATACTAGTCTTATTAAATGAAGCATTTGAAATGGGGTACATAAAGCCAGTACCAGTGTTCATTGAAGGAATGGTTCAAGAAGCTACAAGCATACACATGTTGCATCCG
Encoded proteins:
- a CDS encoding beta-CASP ribonuclease aCPSF1, giving the protein MKDINLRIREAIIKNILLETGVTRIEFEGPEIILYTAKQELLIEEEVLKKIAKEIKKRIIVRSDPSIRMDKQKASDYIREEIEGISDKVKVKSIFFDDTFGEVYVVVKGLSYLSTKSEDLTKKITVTTSWRPKLINDTPMKSTVSEFVTKLRLQEGEFRRKVLREIGSRIHRPLIFQSGDIRMICLGGFREVGRSAILIETSESSVLLDCGVKPGATHPIQSFPRLDLPEFCIEKLDAIVISHAHLDHCGFLPYLFKYGYDGPVYCTPPTLDLMTLLQLDYLQVAGKEGIKPPYSMQDIQETILHTIPIEYGEVTDIAPDIRLTFYNAGHVLGSAIVHLHIGEGEHNIVYTGDFKFGRTKLLEPANYVFPRVETLIIEGTYGGPTDILPQRIESEAKLVEVILKTINNNGKVLIPVLSVGRAQEILVLLNEAFEMGYIKPVPVFIEGMVQEATSIHMLHPYGLSRKVRDDILINDKNPFLNEYFHVLPSSTDREEIVSGDPCIIVATSGMLTGGPALSYFKLLAPDERNSIVFVSYQIPGTLGRRVLSGVKEIPIVSEDGRSEVIKVNMKVYSIEGFSGHSDRRQLLGFMKRITPKPNKVLICHGEEEKVINLAETFSNLFKVYAYAPNNLEVIRLK